A stretch of the Comamonas testosteroni TK102 genome encodes the following:
- the trbE gene encoding conjugal transfer protein TrbE, whose protein sequence is MLNLAEYRPRPALLADWLPWAGLVAPGVVLNKDGSFQRTARFRGPDLDSATQGELISTSARLNNALRRLGSGWALFIEAERRAAADYPHSEFPEPLSWLVDEERRAAFEDSGNHFESSYHLTLVYLPPEEARARAAGMLYENRPTEGVDWRERLTAFVAETDRIFDLLDGVMPEIAWLDGSQTLTYLHSTISTRSYRVGVPEVPFHLDALLADSALIGGLAPMLADQHLRVATVRGFPTSTWPGILDDLNRLGFAYRWSTRFLCLDKADAEKELARLRRQWFAKRKNVIALLRETIFQQESPLVDTDASNKSADADAALQELGSDQVAFGYVTTTVTVLDTDPAKADEKLRMVERVIQGRGFVTIPETLNAVDAWLSSIPGHAYANVRQPIVSTLNLAHLMPVSAVWAGPEKNAHLDGPPLIVTRTEGATPFRLVTHIGDVGHTLVAGPTGMGKSVLLATLAMQFRRYRGSRIFAFDMGRSMRATILGLGGEHYDLGTDGEIAFQPLARIDRDGYRTWAAEWIEGRLRHEGVAVGPDDKVAIWSALGSLAGAPVEQRTMTGLSVLLQSNALRQALAPYVLGGAHGKLLDADSDRLGSGSVQCFEMEELMHSKAAVMAVLHNLFARFDERFDGAPTLLILDEAWLFLDDPVFAARIRQWLKTLRKKNVSVIFATQSLADIKDSSIAPAIIESCASRIFLPNPQATEPQIRTIYEGFGLNSRQIDIVATAQPKRDYYYQSRLGNRLFDLDLGPATLAFAGASTPQDQRDIDSVLASSASTPFAAAWLRHRGLHWAADLLSSFPTPQPQENSP, encoded by the coding sequence ATGCTGAACCTTGCCGAATACCGCCCGCGGCCCGCGCTGCTGGCCGACTGGCTACCCTGGGCAGGACTGGTGGCGCCGGGTGTCGTCTTGAATAAGGACGGCAGCTTCCAACGCACGGCCCGATTTCGCGGACCAGACCTCGACAGCGCGACGCAGGGCGAGCTGATTTCCACGTCGGCGCGCTTGAACAACGCGCTGCGCCGCCTGGGTTCTGGCTGGGCCTTGTTCATCGAGGCCGAGCGCAGGGCCGCTGCCGACTATCCGCACTCGGAGTTTCCCGAGCCGCTGTCGTGGCTGGTGGACGAGGAACGCCGGGCCGCCTTCGAGGACTCGGGCAACCACTTCGAGAGCAGCTACCACCTGACGCTGGTGTACCTGCCGCCGGAGGAAGCCCGCGCCCGCGCAGCTGGGATGCTGTACGAGAACCGTCCGACCGAAGGTGTGGACTGGCGTGAGCGTCTGACGGCCTTCGTGGCGGAGACGGATCGCATTTTCGACCTGCTCGACGGCGTGATGCCGGAGATTGCCTGGCTCGATGGCAGCCAGACGCTGACCTACCTACATTCGACCATCTCCACGCGGAGTTACCGCGTGGGTGTGCCGGAAGTGCCATTCCACCTCGATGCGCTGCTGGCCGATTCCGCGCTCATTGGCGGGCTTGCGCCGATGCTGGCCGACCAACACCTGCGCGTGGCGACAGTGCGGGGATTTCCCACCTCGACCTGGCCGGGGATTCTGGACGACCTCAACCGCCTCGGCTTTGCCTATCGCTGGAGTACGCGCTTTCTCTGCCTCGACAAAGCCGACGCGGAAAAGGAACTCGCCCGCCTGCGCCGCCAATGGTTCGCCAAGCGCAAGAACGTCATCGCCCTGCTGCGCGAAACCATCTTCCAGCAGGAAAGCCCGCTGGTGGACACGGACGCCAGCAACAAATCAGCCGATGCAGACGCCGCCTTGCAGGAACTGGGCAGCGACCAGGTGGCCTTCGGCTATGTCACCACCACGGTGACGGTGCTGGACACCGATCCGGCGAAGGCCGACGAGAAACTGCGCATGGTGGAGCGGGTCATCCAAGGGCGCGGCTTTGTCACCATTCCCGAAACGCTCAATGCCGTGGATGCGTGGCTGTCTTCAATCCCCGGCCACGCCTACGCCAATGTCCGCCAGCCCATCGTCTCGACGCTGAACCTGGCGCACCTGATGCCGGTGTCGGCGGTGTGGGCCGGGCCGGAGAAGAACGCGCACCTCGATGGCCCGCCGCTGATCGTCACCCGCACCGAGGGCGCGACGCCATTCCGGCTGGTCACTCACATCGGCGATGTGGGCCATACGCTGGTCGCCGGCCCCACGGGCATGGGCAAGTCCGTCTTGCTTGCTACCTTGGCTATGCAGTTCCGCCGTTATCGTGGCTCGCGCATCTTTGCCTTCGACATGGGGCGCTCGATGCGCGCCACCATTCTGGGCCTGGGCGGCGAGCACTACGACCTGGGCACGGACGGAGAAATTGCCTTCCAGCCGCTCGCTCGCATCGACCGCGACGGCTACCGCACCTGGGCGGCTGAATGGATCGAAGGGCGCTTGCGGCACGAAGGTGTCGCGGTCGGCCCCGACGATAAGGTTGCCATCTGGTCAGCGCTCGGCAGTCTTGCTGGTGCGCCCGTGGAGCAGCGCACGATGACCGGCCTGTCGGTGCTGCTGCAGTCGAACGCGCTGCGCCAAGCGCTCGCACCCTATGTACTCGGCGGCGCGCACGGCAAGCTGCTGGATGCAGATTCGGATCGCCTGGGCTCCGGTTCCGTGCAGTGCTTCGAGATGGAGGAGCTGATGCACAGCAAGGCCGCTGTCATGGCCGTGCTGCACAACCTCTTTGCGCGCTTCGATGAACGCTTTGACGGTGCTCCCACACTGCTGATCCTCGACGAGGCCTGGCTGTTTCTCGATGACCCGGTGTTTGCCGCGCGCATCCGCCAGTGGCTCAAGACGCTGCGCAAGAAGAACGTCAGCGTCATCTTCGCCACGCAGAGCCTGGCGGACATCAAGGATTCGAGCATCGCACCCGCAATCATCGAGAGTTGCGCGAGCCGCATTTTCCTGCCGAACCCGCAGGCGACCGAGCCGCAGATCAGGACGATCTACGAGGGCTTCGGCCTCAACAGCCGGCAGATCGACATCGTGGCGACCGCCCAGCCCAAGCGGGACTACTACTACCAGTCCCGGCTCGGCAATCGCCTGTTCGACCTCGACCTGGGGCCAGCGACGCTGGCTTTCGCGGGTGCGTCCACGCCGCAAGACCAGCGCGACATCGACTCGGTGCTGGCTTCTTCCGCTTCCACCCCGTTCGCAGCCGCCTGGCTGCGCCATCGCGGCCTGCATTGGGCCGCTGACTTGCTGTCCTCGTTCCCAACCCCGCAACCACAGGAGAACTCGCCATGA
- a CDS encoding DUF2274 domain-containing protein, which yields MSTTKKLRLGPLPKFESTKLTFACPTSLKADLDRYAALHAQTYGEAVDAVALIPHMLQAFMERDRGFRRGG from the coding sequence ATGAGCACGACCAAGAAGCTGCGGCTGGGGCCGCTGCCCAAATTTGAGTCCACGAAACTGACCTTCGCATGCCCGACCAGCCTCAAGGCTGACCTTGACCGCTACGCCGCGCTGCATGCGCAGACCTATGGGGAGGCGGTGGATGCGGTGGCGCTGATTCCGCACATGCTGCAGGCGTTCATGGAAAGGGATCGAGGCTTTCGGCGGGGAGGGTAG
- the trbF gene encoding conjugal transfer protein TrbF, whose translation MRFKRPLVRYGDTPQPATPYQSAAQVWDERIGSARVQAKNWRFIAFGCLTLAVLMAGGLVWRSAQSIVTPYVIEVDSAGQVRAVGEAATPYKPSDAQVAYHLGRFIGLVRGLSIDPIVVRQNWLDAYDYTTDKGAVVLNEYARVNDPFSRIGKESVTVQISSVTRASDTSFNVRWTETRFVNGALDRTERWNAVVSTVQQTPRTEQRVRKNPLGIYVNGLSWSRELDSSEGTKP comes from the coding sequence ATGCGATTCAAGCGACCGCTGGTGCGCTATGGCGACACGCCGCAGCCTGCCACACCCTATCAATCCGCTGCTCAGGTCTGGGACGAGCGCATCGGCTCAGCCCGTGTGCAGGCCAAGAACTGGCGTTTCATAGCCTTTGGCTGTCTCACCTTGGCGGTGTTGATGGCCGGCGGCCTGGTCTGGCGCTCAGCGCAGTCCATCGTCACGCCTTACGTTATCGAGGTAGACAGCGCGGGCCAGGTGCGCGCCGTGGGCGAGGCTGCCACGCCCTACAAACCCAGCGATGCCCAGGTGGCCTACCACTTGGGCCGCTTCATCGGCCTGGTGCGTGGCTTGTCCATCGACCCGATTGTGGTACGCCAGAACTGGCTGGATGCCTACGACTACACCACGGACAAGGGGGCCGTGGTGCTCAACGAGTACGCGCGGGTGAACGATCCGTTCTCGCGCATCGGCAAGGAGTCGGTGACGGTTCAGATCAGCAGCGTGACCCGGGCCAGCGATACCTCGTTCAACGTGCGCTGGACAGAGACGCGCTTCGTCAACGGTGCGCTGGATCGCACCGAGCGCTGGAACGCGGTGGTGTCCACCGTGCAGCAAACCCCGCGCACCGAGCAGCGCGTGCGCAAGAACCCGCTGGGTATCTACGTCAACGGCCTGTCATGGAGCCGTGAACTCGATTCTTCCGAAGGAACCAAGCCATGA
- a CDS encoding VirB3 family type IV secretion system protein, with translation MNAPDEFVAGFEVPLHRSLTEPILMGGAPRSVAIANGTLAATVGLGLQLWIPGLVLWIVGHALAVWGARVDPQFMQVFARHIKHRPLLDV, from the coding sequence ATGAACGCCCCCGACGAATTCGTTGCGGGCTTCGAGGTTCCACTGCACCGCTCGCTGACCGAGCCGATCCTGATGGGCGGTGCGCCGCGCAGCGTAGCCATTGCCAATGGCACCTTGGCCGCCACCGTCGGACTGGGCCTGCAACTGTGGATTCCGGGCTTGGTGCTCTGGATCGTCGGCCACGCGCTGGCAGTCTGGGGCGCGCGCGTCGATCCGCAGTTCATGCAGGTCTTTGCGCGGCACATCAAGCACCGGCCGCTGCTGGACGTATAG
- a CDS encoding TrbI/VirB10 family protein, producing the protein MSQDDTPDHAAPQAGKAAPEAVALRAQPRSVTRLNRRTLAILAGGLSVAVLGATIWSLQPHRRGAGQTELYNVDRVSKSEGLDGLPSDYSKLPKLGPPLPGDLGPAIVKSQQPVVPTYAPPGHDPEDALRKEAEAAAASSVFFRSGKPGQAAGAVAQAVPGAPDMASALAGFDPLAAGPASTAAQSTDPTTAQNRQDQKEAFLKGGSTETHNSGKLQMPASPYQVMAGTVIAAALVTGIKSDLPGDVIATVTEPVYDTATGKFLLIPQGSRILGRYNSQVSYGQSRVQMVWNRIILPDTSSLTLDNLVGTDPAGYAGVEDEIDRHWGRILAGAALTTLLGVGAELVAPENRQDGNRIIIAGRDGLQDSVNQVGQELTRRNMNVQPTLTARPGLPVRVLVARDLALRPYQPMFFSRGTSR; encoded by the coding sequence ATGAGCCAGGACGACACTCCCGACCATGCCGCGCCACAGGCGGGCAAGGCCGCGCCCGAGGCGGTGGCGCTGCGCGCGCAGCCGCGCTCGGTCACGCGCCTGAACCGGCGCACGCTGGCCATCCTCGCCGGAGGCCTGTCGGTGGCCGTGCTCGGGGCCACCATCTGGTCATTGCAGCCGCACCGGCGCGGCGCGGGTCAGACCGAGCTTTACAACGTGGACCGCGTATCGAAGTCGGAGGGGTTGGACGGCTTGCCGTCCGACTATTCGAAGCTACCCAAGCTGGGGCCCCCGCTGCCGGGCGATCTCGGCCCGGCCATTGTGAAGTCGCAGCAGCCCGTGGTGCCCACCTATGCGCCACCAGGCCATGATCCCGAGGATGCCTTGCGCAAGGAGGCGGAAGCGGCGGCGGCTTCGTCGGTGTTCTTCCGTTCGGGCAAGCCGGGACAGGCCGCCGGCGCTGTCGCGCAGGCGGTGCCCGGCGCACCTGACATGGCCAGCGCCTTGGCGGGATTCGATCCGCTGGCGGCTGGCCCGGCCTCGACGGCGGCCCAGTCCACCGATCCGACTACAGCGCAGAACCGGCAAGACCAGAAAGAGGCTTTCCTGAAAGGCGGTTCCACGGAAACCCACAATTCCGGCAAACTCCAGATGCCGGCCTCGCCATACCAGGTCATGGCGGGCACTGTGATCGCGGCAGCGCTGGTCACCGGTATCAAGTCCGACCTGCCGGGTGACGTGATCGCCACGGTGACGGAGCCGGTCTATGACACGGCTACGGGCAAGTTCCTGCTGATCCCGCAGGGCTCGCGCATCCTTGGCCGCTACAACAGCCAGGTGAGCTACGGGCAGAGCCGGGTTCAGATGGTGTGGAACCGGATCATCCTGCCGGATACGTCTTCGCTGACTTTGGACAACCTCGTGGGTACCGATCCGGCCGGCTATGCCGGCGTGGAGGACGAAATTGACCGGCACTGGGGCCGCATCCTGGCCGGCGCGGCGCTGACCACGCTGCTGGGCGTGGGGGCAGAGCTGGTCGCACCGGAGAACAGGCAGGACGGCAACCGGATCATCATCGCGGGGCGCGATGGCTTGCAGGACAGCGTGAACCAGGTGGGGCAGGAGCTGACCCGGCGCAACATGAATGTCCAGCCGACGCTAACGGCGCGGCCGGGATTGCCAGTCCGCGTGCTCGTTGCCCGCGATCTTGCGCTTCGCCCGTATCAGCCTATGTTCTTCAGCCGGGGAACTTCACGATGA
- a CDS encoding ComEC/Rec2 family competence protein, giving the protein MNFEVDFLPVGEGSGDAIVIRYGDENPGYYLHVVDGGRTDTAETIVNHINKFYPGYHISHMVLSHADDDHATGLVGVMEKMEVKHLWMNRPWLYASQILEHFHGNFTLQGLIDDIKERHPYLVELEQLANEKGTVIHEVFQGTKIGELTVLAPTRERYINSIPDFGKTPTRYTTEAAQDQRPGFFRSMVEAAKKWLEEKWDVETLAENTVTSASNESCVVQYGVLNGKGVLLTADVGPIGLAEAAEYHAQLGLARPKFVQVPHHGSRHNVTPTVLDAWLGPKQPQGTEIGTAFCSVGSNKDDYPRGQVKNAFMRRGFPVYCTRTKWISYSNGPGHPNTVAATAEAFANEVEGL; this is encoded by the coding sequence ATGAACTTTGAGGTCGATTTCTTGCCAGTGGGCGAAGGATCCGGAGACGCAATCGTCATTCGGTATGGCGACGAGAACCCTGGCTACTACCTTCATGTTGTCGATGGCGGTCGTACCGACACCGCCGAAACCATCGTCAATCACATCAACAAGTTCTACCCCGGCTACCACATCAGCCACATGGTGCTGTCGCACGCTGATGACGATCACGCGACCGGGCTTGTCGGCGTGATGGAAAAAATGGAAGTCAAGCACCTGTGGATGAACAGGCCGTGGCTTTACGCATCACAAATTCTTGAACACTTCCACGGCAACTTCACGCTACAAGGCCTGATCGACGATATCAAAGAGCGGCATCCCTATCTGGTAGAACTTGAGCAACTTGCCAACGAGAAGGGCACCGTCATCCACGAGGTCTTTCAAGGCACGAAGATCGGGGAGCTCACCGTACTCGCTCCCACGAGGGAACGGTACATCAATTCGATTCCCGATTTTGGAAAGACGCCTACGAGGTACACAACCGAAGCTGCGCAAGATCAACGCCCAGGGTTCTTCCGCTCAATGGTCGAAGCTGCGAAGAAGTGGCTCGAAGAAAAATGGGATGTTGAAACGCTTGCCGAAAACACTGTGACATCGGCCTCGAATGAAAGCTGCGTGGTGCAGTACGGCGTACTCAACGGCAAAGGCGTTCTGCTTACTGCTGACGTTGGGCCTATCGGGCTAGCAGAAGCGGCCGAATATCATGCCCAGCTCGGATTGGCCAGACCCAAGTTCGTGCAAGTGCCCCACCATGGAAGCAGGCACAACGTCACACCCACCGTCTTGGACGCGTGGCTTGGCCCCAAACAGCCACAAGGAACTGAGATTGGTACAGCGTTCTGCTCGGTCGGCTCCAATAAGGATGACTACCCGCGCGGGCAAGTAAAGAACGCTTTTATGCGCAGAGGCTTCCCCGTTTACTGCACCCGTACGAAGTGGATTTCGTACTCCAACGGTCCAGGCCACCCCAACACGGTAGCGGCTACGGCAGAAGCGTTTGCCAACGAGGTGGAAGGTCTGTAA
- the trbJ gene encoding P-type conjugative transfer protein TrbJ, which produces MKTRILPTALAAVLSLSLLAPAPAMAWRIVFDPSNFVQNTLTAIRTLEQIHNQIRQLQNEAQMLINQARNLASLPFSVVNRLRSNLALTQRLIEQAKGLAYDVANLDKEFKRLYPEQYAATVSGDQMYRDAQERWKNTLNGLQTTMQMQAQASQNLSDDEGVLADLVGQSQSAVGALQAMQAMNQLLALQAKQSIQTQRLQITQDRAASLELARQAAAAERGREVTRRFLGTGTPYTPQTVHFYGN; this is translated from the coding sequence ATGAAAACCCGCATCCTCCCCACCGCCTTGGCCGCCGTGCTGTCGCTCTCGCTGCTGGCGCCCGCGCCCGCCATGGCCTGGCGCATCGTCTTCGACCCGTCCAACTTCGTGCAGAACACGCTCACGGCCATCCGCACGCTGGAGCAGATCCATAACCAGATCCGCCAGCTCCAGAACGAAGCGCAGATGCTCATCAACCAGGCGCGCAACCTGGCGAGCTTGCCGTTCAGCGTGGTGAACCGCCTGCGCAGCAACCTCGCACTGACGCAGCGGCTGATCGAGCAGGCCAAGGGGCTGGCCTACGACGTGGCGAACCTGGACAAGGAGTTCAAGCGCCTGTATCCCGAGCAGTATGCCGCCACCGTCAGCGGCGACCAGATGTACCGGGATGCCCAGGAGCGCTGGAAGAACACCCTGAACGGCCTACAGACCACCATGCAGATGCAGGCCCAGGCCTCGCAGAACTTGAGCGATGACGAGGGCGTGCTGGCCGATCTGGTCGGGCAGAGCCAGTCGGCCGTGGGGGCGCTTCAGGCGATGCAGGCCATGAACCAGCTGCTGGCCCTGCAGGCGAAGCAGTCGATTCAGACGCAGCGCCTGCAGATCACACAGGACCGGGCGGCTTCGCTGGAGCTGGCGCGGCAGGCAGCCGCCGCCGAGCGTGGGCGTGAAGTCACGCGGCGTTTCCTGGGCACTGGCACGCCGTATACGCCGCAGACCGTCCATTTCTACGGCAACTGA
- the trbG gene encoding P-type conjugative transfer protein TrbG: protein MNTSFCKSALLVMLLASTVLLSGCATQGKPPPAISLDEPAQAQLLPEAPKPVELVTVPEPLALPGQMKPLPGAADAKAPPEPTDEKLRISRANAEARIAPTREGYVNAIQVWPFTDGALYQVYAAVGHVTVIALQPGEELVTVAAGDTVRWIVGDTSSGTGADLRVNVMVKPIRSGLKTNLVITTSRRTYLLELTSTEKTWMASVSWEYPKDRMLALQRQAQAASAAAPVESGLSLEKIRFRYAVSGSNPPWKPLRAFDDGEKVYIQFPPGIAQGELPPLFVIGAQGDGQLVNYRFRSPYYIVDRLFGAAELRLGGAKGDVVRIERTDGVARRN from the coding sequence ATGAATACGTCTTTCTGTAAATCCGCCTTGCTGGTGATGTTGCTGGCTTCGACCGTACTGCTCTCAGGCTGCGCCACGCAGGGCAAGCCGCCCCCGGCCATCTCGCTGGATGAGCCGGCGCAGGCCCAGCTGCTGCCCGAGGCGCCGAAGCCCGTGGAGTTGGTCACAGTACCTGAGCCGTTGGCACTTCCTGGCCAGATGAAGCCCTTGCCCGGCGCGGCGGACGCCAAGGCACCGCCGGAGCCCACCGACGAGAAGCTGCGCATCTCCCGCGCCAATGCCGAGGCGCGCATTGCGCCCACGCGCGAGGGCTATGTGAACGCCATCCAGGTCTGGCCCTTCACCGACGGCGCGCTGTACCAGGTCTATGCGGCCGTGGGGCACGTGACCGTGATTGCGCTCCAGCCGGGCGAGGAGCTGGTGACCGTGGCCGCTGGTGATACCGTGCGCTGGATCGTGGGCGACACGTCCAGCGGTACCGGTGCGGACTTGCGGGTCAATGTGATGGTCAAGCCGATCCGCTCGGGCCTCAAGACGAATCTGGTCATCACGACCAGCCGGCGTACCTACCTGCTGGAGCTGACCTCGACGGAAAAGACGTGGATGGCGTCGGTGTCCTGGGAGTACCCGAAAGACAGGATGCTGGCCCTGCAGCGGCAGGCGCAGGCAGCGAGTGCCGCTGCGCCAGTGGAGTCCGGGCTGTCGCTGGAGAAGATCCGGTTCCGCTACGCGGTCAGCGGCAGCAATCCACCGTGGAAGCCGCTGCGTGCCTTCGACGATGGCGAGAAGGTCTACATCCAGTTCCCGCCGGGCATCGCCCAGGGCGAGCTGCCGCCGCTGTTCGTGATCGGCGCGCAGGGGGATGGGCAGTTGGTCAACTACCGCTTCCGCTCGCCGTACTACATCGTGGACCGGCTGTTTGGCGCCGCCGAGCTGCGCCTGGGCGGAGCCAAGGGTGACGTGGTGCGGATCGAGCGCACGGACGGCGTGGCGCGGAGGAACTGA
- the trbL gene encoding P-type conjugative transfer protein TrbL — MNDVAVIDRFLDTFSRYIDSGFGLLQGEVAFLTATLIVIDMTLAGLFWAMGQASGQGEDVIAKLMRKVLYVGAFAYIIGNFNTLAGIVFRSFAGLGLTASGSSLSMGNFLQPGRLAKTGIDAAAPILEQIKQMAGFPEVFVNITSIVVLFLAWGIVILCFFVLAVQLFVTLIEFKLTTLAGFVLVPFALWNKTAFLAEKVLGNVVSSGIKVLVLAVIVGIGTGLFAEFRIPAGAEPSIDQALVIMLASLSMLALGIFGPGIATGLVSGGPQLGAGAMAGATLGAAGAAIGVGAAAAGVGGAVAAGARMAPGAARLAASGARGAKAAFDQGSTAAGGGLKGAAAGVSNVAKASAQAAGQKVVDGARSMKERVAAAFRPDDAASASSAGGASDAAASAPPTEQPAWAKRLHRRQQLTHAATTTAHTLRGGDAGSSSQGPSLRDSDS, encoded by the coding sequence ATGAATGACGTTGCGGTCATCGACCGTTTCCTCGATACCTTCTCGCGCTATATCGACTCGGGTTTCGGGCTCCTGCAGGGCGAGGTGGCGTTTCTGACAGCCACGCTGATCGTCATCGATATGACCTTGGCCGGGCTGTTCTGGGCGATGGGCCAGGCCTCTGGCCAGGGGGAGGACGTGATCGCCAAGCTGATGCGCAAGGTGCTGTACGTGGGTGCCTTCGCCTACATCATCGGCAACTTCAACACGCTCGCGGGAATCGTGTTCCGCTCCTTCGCCGGCCTGGGTCTGACGGCCAGCGGCTCCAGCTTGAGCATGGGCAACTTCTTGCAGCCGGGGCGGCTGGCCAAGACCGGCATCGACGCGGCAGCACCCATCCTGGAGCAGATCAAGCAGATGGCGGGCTTCCCGGAGGTGTTCGTCAACATCACTTCCATCGTGGTGCTGTTCCTGGCATGGGGCATTGTCATCCTGTGCTTCTTCGTGCTGGCGGTGCAGCTCTTCGTGACGCTGATCGAATTCAAGCTGACCACGCTGGCGGGTTTCGTGCTGGTGCCGTTCGCCCTCTGGAACAAGACGGCCTTTCTGGCAGAAAAGGTGCTGGGTAACGTGGTGTCCTCGGGCATCAAGGTGCTGGTGCTCGCGGTCATCGTGGGGATCGGCACCGGGCTGTTCGCCGAGTTCAGGATTCCCGCCGGGGCCGAGCCCTCCATCGACCAAGCGCTGGTCATCATGCTGGCTTCGCTGTCCATGCTGGCCTTGGGGATCTTCGGGCCGGGCATCGCGACGGGTCTGGTGTCCGGCGGGCCGCAGCTCGGCGCCGGTGCGATGGCCGGCGCCACGCTGGGTGCAGCGGGCGCTGCCATTGGCGTCGGCGCAGCTGCAGCCGGTGTCGGCGGTGCTGTGGCTGCTGGCGCGCGCATGGCTCCCGGTGCGGCCCGGCTCGCGGCCAGCGGTGCGCGTGGTGCCAAGGCAGCTTTTGACCAAGGCTCAACCGCCGCAGGCGGCGGCCTCAAGGGGGCCGCTGCTGGCGTGAGCAATGTGGCCAAGGCTAGCGCGCAAGCAGCGGGACAGAAGGTGGTCGATGGGGCGCGCTCGATGAAAGAGCGTGTCGCCGCCGCCTTCCGTCCCGATGACGCTGCATCGGCATCGAGCGCTGGCGGTGCAAGCGATGCCGCCGCCTCGGCCCCACCCACCGAACAGCCCGCCTGGGCCAAGCGCCTACATCGCAGGCAGCAGCTCACCCATGCCGCTACGACCACCGCCCACACGCTGCGCGGCGGCGACGCCGGCAGCTCTAGCCAGGGGCCGAGTTTGCGTGATTCCGATTCATAA
- a CDS encoding TrbC/VirB2 family protein gives MTHVPAFRFTVNPLSNASHLRSLGRPAAQGLMLAALMLLFAGTAQAAGSSMPWEGPLQSILESIQGPVARIVAVIIIIATGLALAFGDTSGGFRKLIQIVFGLSIAFAASSFFLSFFSFSGGAVV, from the coding sequence ATGACGCACGTTCCCGCTTTCCGCTTTACTGTAAATCCGCTTTCTAACGCCAGCCACCTGCGCAGCCTGGGACGGCCTGCGGCGCAAGGTCTGATGCTCGCTGCGCTGATGTTGCTGTTCGCGGGCACTGCGCAGGCCGCTGGCTCCAGCATGCCCTGGGAAGGGCCGCTGCAGTCCATCCTCGAATCCATCCAGGGGCCGGTGGCCCGGATCGTGGCCGTCATCATCATCATTGCCACGGGCCTGGCGCTGGCCTTTGGCGATACCTCGGGCGGTTTCCGCAAGCTGATCCAGATCGTGTTCGGCCTGTCGATCGCGTTCGCGGCTTCGAGCTTCTTCCTATCGTTCTTCTCGTTCTCCGGCGGGGCCGTCGTATGA